The genomic segment CGGATTCGATCTGGAAAAAGGGCCTTTTACGGCGCGGATTGTCGGCAGGTATGTCGGCAAACGGTACAGCGACGACGAGAACAGAGACAGGACAAACAACGTGTACCTCTCATACGACCCGTATTTTGTTGCTGACGCGAAGATATCATGCACGCTGATGAAATATGTTACACTATCGCTCTCTGTGGATAATATCTTTGACAGAGACTACTATTCGTCATACAAGGCGCCGGAAAGGACATGGTTCGGAGAGGTCATACTGAGGTTTTGAGATGAACGTTCACCGTATAACATATAACCCTGAGCTGAATTCATGCAGCCTGTACTTCATCGGTTGCAATTTCCGCTGTATCGGATGTTACTGGAAGAAGATCTATCCCCGGGTGAATTTTAAGGAGATCAGATTTTTAAATCTCCGGGAAGTGATTGAGATCCTGAAGCCCGTATCGCCGAAACGGGTTATCATAATCAGCGGCGATCCTGTTGAAAATGACGAATTTTCCATATTGCCAAAGAGGTTGTACGACGAGTTTGCATGCGAGGTACGGCTTCTCACCAACGGGTTCATATTGCCGTCCCTTGAGGGGCTGAGGCACGTCTCCATGTCGATAAAGGCCCTGCGTGATGATATCCATATCCAATATACCGGCAGATCGAACAGGCAGTCACTTGAAAATTTCAAATATCTTCATGAGAACAACGTCGGGCTTTCTTCGTCGAGTGTGTATATCCCGGGTTTTATAGACAAGG from the Syntrophorhabdaceae bacterium genome contains:
- a CDS encoding radical SAM protein, coding for MNVHRITYNPELNSCSLYFIGCNFRCIGCYWKKIYPRVNFKEIRFLNLREVIEILKPVSPKRVIIISGDPVENDEFSILPKRLYDEFACEVRLLTNGFILPSLEGLRHVSMSIKALRDDIHIQYTGRSNRQSLENFKYLHENNVGLSSSSVYIPGFIDKDEILSIAGFIGGIDRGIPYRIIGYMPVNGLQYRKPSYAEVKEAADAVNGNLRNVVFSDPTEQNYTGIVDLFTNNLKK